A single region of the Microlunatus panaciterrae genome encodes:
- a CDS encoding carbohydrate ABC transporter permease, with the protein MRRREARWAYIFMAPAIIGVLLFSLGPMIASLLLSFTSYDMLSAPQWVGAENFTKLVGDKIFLKSLRVTITYSVVSVPLVMIIGFLLALLLNAKIPAMGFFRSAYYLPTVISGVAVAMVWKWMFNGDYGLINVMLGKIGIDGPPWLTSERYALSALIITSMWGFGGTMLIYLAGLQGVPPELYEAASVDGASRFRQVVHITIPMLSNVTFFNLIMGIIGSLQVFAEPFVLTGGKPNNSTLLLPLYLYQNAFSYLKMGYASAIAWVTFAIIMVLTLLIFRSMPYWVHSEASDDK; encoded by the coding sequence ATGCGCCGCCGCGAGGCGCGCTGGGCCTACATCTTCATGGCGCCGGCCATCATCGGAGTCCTGCTGTTCTCCCTCGGGCCGATGATCGCCTCGTTGCTGCTCAGCTTCACCAGCTATGACATGTTGTCCGCTCCCCAATGGGTCGGGGCCGAGAACTTCACCAAGCTGGTCGGCGACAAGATCTTCCTGAAGTCCCTGCGGGTCACCATCACCTACTCCGTGGTCAGTGTGCCGCTGGTGATGATCATCGGCTTCCTGCTGGCGCTGCTGCTGAACGCCAAGATCCCGGCGATGGGCTTCTTCCGCTCCGCCTACTACCTGCCGACGGTGATCAGCGGGGTCGCGGTGGCGATGGTATGGAAATGGATGTTCAACGGCGACTACGGGTTGATCAACGTGATGCTGGGCAAGATCGGCATCGATGGACCCCCCTGGCTCACCAGCGAGAGGTACGCGCTGTCGGCCCTGATCATCACCAGTATGTGGGGTTTCGGCGGCACCATGCTGATCTATCTCGCCGGCCTCCAGGGAGTGCCGCCCGAGCTGTACGAGGCCGCCTCGGTGGACGGAGCCAGCCGGTTCCGGCAGGTCGTGCACATCACCATCCCGATGCTGTCCAACGTGACCTTCTTCAACCTGATCATGGGCATCATCGGCAGCTTGCAGGTGTTCGCCGAGCCGTTCGTGCTGACTGGCGGCAAGCCGAACAACTCCACGCTGCTGCTTCCGCTCTACCTGTATCAGAACGCCTTCTCCTACCTGAAGATGGGCTACGCCTCCGCGATCGCCTGGGTCACCTTCGCCATCATCATGG
- a CDS encoding IclR family transcriptional regulator: protein MTSDGSPANGVSRVLAILQSVAEHPDGMTVGQVAREFGAPKSSVHRALAALVRSGLVRQDADARYHLGFLFLRLAFGYQSVRQSHLDVEDVLRSLADEFGETTHYGALIGSEIVYQAKVAPRNASFQMTSVVGGTNPAYCTGLGKAILMHELIERADVQAFVDAHGPLAPRTQHTLTTVDSLYETLRTGRERGYAMDLEENEIGINCIAFPLFLDSPFRPTGAISISGVRQRIDARQLQEAAPRIRAVIEGHLGDVLHPAALADVDVDEADLPLPRCSNTRPEMRKRDA from the coding sequence ATGACCTCTGACGGATCCCCGGCCAACGGGGTCAGCCGCGTGCTGGCGATTCTCCAGTCCGTCGCCGAGCATCCCGACGGCATGACAGTCGGACAGGTCGCTCGCGAGTTTGGCGCACCCAAGTCCAGCGTCCACCGGGCCCTGGCCGCACTGGTGCGCTCCGGACTGGTCCGCCAGGATGCCGACGCCCGCTATCACCTGGGCTTCCTCTTCCTGCGCCTCGCCTTCGGCTACCAGTCGGTCCGGCAGTCCCACCTCGACGTGGAGGACGTGTTGCGCAGCCTTGCCGACGAGTTCGGGGAGACCACCCACTACGGCGCACTCATCGGCTCGGAGATCGTCTACCAGGCCAAGGTGGCGCCGCGGAACGCCTCCTTCCAGATGACCTCGGTCGTCGGCGGCACCAACCCCGCCTACTGCACCGGGCTGGGCAAGGCGATCCTGATGCACGAGCTGATCGAGCGTGCTGACGTGCAGGCGTTCGTCGACGCGCACGGACCGTTGGCACCGCGGACTCAACACACCCTGACCACCGTCGACAGCCTGTACGAGACCCTGCGGACCGGACGGGAACGTGGTTATGCGATGGATCTCGAGGAGAACGAGATCGGGATCAACTGCATCGCCTTCCCGCTGTTCCTCGACTCCCCGTTCCGACCGACCGGCGCCATCAGTATCAGCGGTGTGCGGCAACGGATCGACGCCCGTCAGCTGCAGGAGGCGGCCCCGCGCATCCGCGCCGTCATCGAGGGGCACCTCGGCGACGTACTGCATCCCGCAGCCCTGGCCGATGTCGACGTCGACGAGGCTGACCTACCACTCCCCCGATGTTCGAACACCCGACCAGAAATGAGGAAGAGGGACGCATGA
- a CDS encoding mandelate racemase/muconate lactonizing enzyme family protein — MKISNVEAVHLRLPEVDALRCDGTQDTLLIFVTADDGTVGVGEVDSSPEVAKAVVEAAPSHLIAQGLRSLLIGEDPLDIDRLWHKMVAGTRYFGNGGPAMHAISGVDIALWDLAGKVLGRPVGQLFGGFYTDRLRAYASLVMPDTAAEAAREAEKHAQEGYTAIKFGWGPIGQDLAFNESLIRAIRGVVGAEVQIMIDAGQVWDLKTALEMARMYESYAVTWLEEPVAPDNIAGYRELSRRSSLKIAGGEQESTYGAFERLLHDGEVDIIQPDLARCGGLTQARRLAWLAHTAHRSIVPHAFKSGVLVAASTHFAAAIPNGGLIEHTVSTSPIARDLVQREIGYRDGHVRVPSELPGLGVEIDLDVMERLRVP; from the coding sequence ATGAAGATCAGCAACGTGGAGGCCGTCCATCTGCGGCTGCCGGAGGTGGACGCCCTGCGCTGTGACGGCACGCAGGACACTCTGTTGATCTTCGTCACAGCCGACGACGGCACTGTCGGCGTGGGTGAGGTGGACTCGTCCCCCGAGGTGGCCAAGGCTGTCGTCGAGGCTGCCCCGTCTCACCTGATCGCCCAGGGCCTCCGGTCGCTGCTCATAGGCGAGGACCCGCTGGACATCGATAGGTTGTGGCACAAGATGGTCGCGGGCACCCGCTACTTCGGCAACGGCGGGCCGGCCATGCACGCCATCAGCGGAGTGGACATCGCACTGTGGGATCTCGCCGGCAAGGTGCTCGGGCGACCGGTGGGTCAGCTGTTCGGCGGCTTCTACACGGATCGGCTGCGGGCCTATGCCAGCCTGGTGATGCCCGACACGGCAGCCGAGGCGGCCCGCGAGGCCGAGAAGCACGCCCAGGAAGGGTATACGGCGATCAAGTTCGGCTGGGGCCCGATCGGTCAGGACCTGGCGTTCAACGAGTCGCTGATCAGGGCGATCCGTGGGGTGGTCGGCGCCGAGGTGCAGATCATGATCGACGCCGGACAGGTCTGGGACCTCAAGACCGCGCTCGAGATGGCCAGGATGTACGAGTCCTACGCCGTTACCTGGCTCGAGGAGCCGGTCGCGCCGGACAACATCGCCGGCTATCGGGAGCTGTCGAGGCGCAGCTCGCTCAAGATCGCCGGCGGGGAGCAGGAGAGCACCTACGGTGCCTTCGAACGGCTGCTGCACGACGGTGAGGTCGACATCATCCAGCCTGACCTGGCGCGATGCGGCGGACTCACCCAGGCCAGGCGGCTGGCCTGGTTGGCTCACACCGCACATCGGTCGATCGTTCCGCACGCGTTCAAGAGCGGTGTCCTGGTGGCGGCCTCGACCCACTTCGCCGCAGCCATCCCCAACGGAGGACTGATCGAGCACACCGTCTCCACCTCCCCGATCGCCCGGGACCTGGTCCAGCGCGAGATCGGTTACCGGGACGGGCATGTCCGCGTTCCGAGCGAGCTGCCCGGCCTGGGCGTCGAGATCGACCTTGACGTGATGGAACGGCTGCGGGTGCCGTGA
- a CDS encoding CDGSH iron-sulfur domain-containing protein, with translation MTGPQGEREVEVTLCPDGPLLVRGATQVVDGDGERHRVERPVVAVCRCGSSLRPPWCDGMHKLLKQ, from the coding sequence TTGACCGGGCCACAGGGAGAACGTGAGGTCGAGGTGACCCTCTGCCCCGATGGTCCCCTGCTGGTGCGGGGAGCGACCCAGGTGGTGGACGGCGACGGCGAACGTCACCGTGTCGAGCGCCCGGTCGTCGCCGTCTGCCGGTGCGGCAGCTCCCTGCGGCCGCCCTGGTGCGACGGGATGCACAAGCTGCTCAAGCAGTAG
- a CDS encoding iron-containing redox enzyme family protein codes for MLLPQPRGPLSAATFDRLRGGAGSVAALDVTTNAEQPDATDLDATNTVEDEDLQLTLWCLYELHYRGFDDVDSGLEWAPDLLELRRRIEIPFERDLRGMAEEHLTTVASQTDDLAERLFGLAAALDGPPLSEHVQRRATRDQIRELLMLRSIYQLKEADPHSWAIPRLTGAAKAGLVELQYDEYGDGRADRMHQDLFAAALRGAGLDDGYGAYVDRVPAATLATSNAMSLFGLHRRLRGAAMGHLAAFEASSSVPCRRYAAGIRRVDLPEEVARYFDEHVEADAVHEQLAARGICTALVAEEPELEADVLLGAVTCLLLDALTGERLLTAWQHDQHLIQPPPEPVSTAAGACAPACPEPELQGTP; via the coding sequence ATGCTCCTGCCGCAGCCGCGCGGGCCGTTGAGCGCTGCGACCTTTGATCGGCTGAGAGGCGGAGCCGGCTCCGTAGCAGCCCTCGACGTCACCACCAATGCGGAACAACCCGATGCGACGGACCTCGATGCCACGAACACCGTCGAGGACGAGGATCTGCAGCTCACCCTGTGGTGCCTGTACGAACTGCACTACCGAGGGTTCGACGACGTCGACAGCGGGTTGGAATGGGCTCCGGATCTGCTTGAGCTTCGTCGGCGGATCGAGATACCGTTCGAACGCGACCTGCGAGGGATGGCGGAGGAGCACCTGACCACTGTCGCCAGCCAGACCGACGATCTTGCCGAGCGACTGTTCGGCCTGGCCGCAGCGCTCGATGGGCCGCCCCTGTCGGAGCATGTCCAGCGAAGGGCGACACGCGATCAGATCCGGGAGCTGCTGATGTTGCGCAGCATCTACCAGCTGAAGGAGGCCGACCCGCACAGCTGGGCGATCCCCCGACTGACCGGTGCCGCGAAGGCCGGTCTGGTCGAGCTCCAGTACGACGAGTACGGCGACGGCCGTGCCGACAGGATGCACCAGGACCTGTTCGCGGCCGCCCTGCGGGGCGCCGGCCTCGACGACGGCTATGGGGCCTACGTCGACAGGGTCCCAGCTGCGACGCTGGCGACGAGCAACGCGATGTCACTGTTCGGCCTGCACCGGCGCCTGCGTGGTGCCGCGATGGGGCACCTGGCAGCGTTCGAGGCCAGCAGCTCGGTGCCGTGCCGTCGCTATGCGGCCGGCATCCGCCGGGTCGACCTGCCCGAGGAGGTCGCCCGCTACTTCGACGAGCACGTCGAAGCTGACGCGGTCCACGAACAGCTCGCGGCGCGCGGGATCTGCACCGCGCTGGTCGCCGAGGAGCCTGAGCTGGAGGCCGACGTGCTGCTCGGCGCGGTGACCTGCCTGCTGCTGGATGCGCTCACCGGCGAGAGGCTGCTGACGGCCTGGCAGCATGATCAACATCTCATCCAGCCGCCGCCGGAACCCGTGTCGACTGCCGCGGGGGCCTGTGCTCCGGCCTGCCCCGAGCCGGAGCTGCAGGGGACGCCTTGA
- a CDS encoding SRPBCC family protein, which yields MDAITESVDVEVPISVAYNQWTQFASFPEFMEGVEEVRQLDDTHLHWVIKLAGITREFDATITEQHPDQVIAWRSDSGPEHAGRVTFTRIDDVHTRVTAEMRVDPEGFAEKAADKLGLIDRRVKGDMKRFRSFIEARPGATGAWRDEVN from the coding sequence ATGGATGCCATTACCGAGTCGGTTGACGTCGAGGTCCCGATCAGCGTCGCCTACAACCAGTGGACCCAGTTCGCGTCATTCCCCGAGTTCATGGAGGGTGTCGAAGAGGTCCGCCAGCTGGACGACACCCACCTGCACTGGGTGATCAAGCTCGCCGGGATCACCCGGGAGTTCGACGCGACGATCACGGAGCAGCACCCTGACCAGGTGATCGCCTGGCGTTCGGACAGCGGGCCCGAGCATGCCGGCCGGGTGACCTTCACCCGGATCGACGATGTGCACACCCGGGTCACCGCCGAGATGCGGGTCGACCCGGAGGGATTCGCCGAGAAGGCGGCGGACAAGCTCGGCCTGATCGACCGTCGCGTCAAGGGCGACATGAAGCGCTTCCGCTCGTTCATCGAGGCGCGCCCAGGGGCGACCGGCGCCTGGCGGGACGAGGTCAACTGA
- a CDS encoding pyridoxamine 5'-phosphate oxidase family protein, whose product MNEPQAELPTRSSDLSELECYELLGTTTVGRIAFAAGNGIKVLPVNYRLLGRDIYYRTSRDGTLALALGSDVVAFEVDFHSTVFATGWSVLLNGKVVPMDDRELEHLDPRHRPIPWATGDRDLHCRFVPNSVSGRQVRRPAS is encoded by the coding sequence ATGAACGAACCGCAGGCGGAGCTCCCGACCAGGTCCTCCGACCTGTCCGAGCTCGAGTGCTATGAGCTGCTCGGCACCACCACCGTCGGCAGGATCGCCTTCGCTGCGGGGAACGGGATCAAGGTGCTGCCCGTCAACTACCGGCTGCTGGGCCGCGACATCTACTACCGCACCTCGCGCGACGGGACTTTGGCCTTGGCCCTCGGGTCCGACGTGGTCGCCTTCGAGGTCGACTTCCACAGCACCGTCTTCGCGACCGGGTGGAGCGTGCTCCTGAACGGCAAGGTCGTACCGATGGATGACCGCGAACTCGAGCACCTCGACCCTCGTCATCGACCGATACCGTGGGCGACGGGGGACCGTGACCTGCACTGCCGGTTCGTGCCGAACAGCGTCTCCGGCCGTCAAGTGCGCCGGCCCGCCTCCTGA
- a CDS encoding universal stress protein has protein sequence MVEDRGCVVVGVDNSPEALVASRYALRAAAARQLVLRLVHAYRIPHMDTSVPGASIVQLSQAAEDVLNHAVSRLDLPPGLTVETVLKNREPAVLLEEQSLDARLVVIGQHHFNWSEHDPVGTIASQLAARAACPVVAVPRGWVEAARPGGPVVVALDAKNPAEPLLRAAFEEAELTGRQVIVLHAMARDSHPAEIERHRGELADELAGWVAAHPGTAVRIMPVPGEPVAALREVSRDAAVLVVGRPHHRGLTSRLRSVARSVLKGTACPVIIVPSDGTPQIPSPVGAKPRSVSTS, from the coding sequence ATGGTTGAGGATCGAGGTTGTGTGGTCGTCGGCGTCGACAACTCGCCCGAGGCCCTGGTAGCCAGCCGCTATGCTCTGCGGGCCGCGGCGGCCCGGCAGCTCGTCCTCCGGCTGGTGCACGCCTACCGGATCCCGCACATGGACACCTCCGTCCCCGGGGCCTCGATCGTTCAGCTGTCCCAGGCCGCCGAGGACGTCCTCAACCATGCCGTCTCCCGGCTCGACCTGCCACCCGGGCTCACAGTGGAGACGGTGCTGAAGAACCGGGAGCCGGCAGTGCTGCTCGAGGAGCAGTCCCTGGACGCGAGACTGGTGGTGATCGGCCAGCACCACTTCAACTGGAGCGAGCATGACCCGGTGGGCACCATTGCCTCACAGCTGGCGGCGCGTGCGGCCTGCCCGGTCGTCGCCGTACCCCGAGGCTGGGTCGAAGCGGCTCGGCCGGGCGGCCCTGTCGTGGTCGCCCTGGATGCCAAGAACCCGGCGGAGCCGCTGCTGCGGGCCGCCTTCGAGGAGGCGGAACTCACCGGCCGTCAGGTCATCGTCCTCCATGCGATGGCGCGGGACTCTCATCCGGCGGAGATCGAGCGGCACCGCGGCGAACTCGCCGATGAGCTCGCCGGCTGGGTGGCGGCCCACCCTGGGACCGCAGTCCGCATCATGCCGGTGCCCGGCGAGCCCGTCGCCGCGCTCCGGGAGGTCTCCCGCGACGCAGCTGTCCTGGTCGTCGGCCGGCCCCACCACCGGGGACTGACCAGCCGGCTCCGCTCGGTCGCGCGATCGGTGCTGAAGGGGACGGCCTGTCCGGTGATCATCGTGCCGTCCGACGGCACCCCGCAGATCCCGTCGCCAGTCGGCGCGAAACCCCGGTCGGTGTCGACGTCATGA
- the arcC gene encoding carbamate kinase, whose product MRVVVALGGNALLRRDAPMTVQNQRDSIAAACNGLGPLLHGHELVISHGNGPQVGLLALQAAAYDDLSSYPFDVLGAQTEGMIGYLIEQELRNVLPDGRPVVTVVTLTQVDPDDPAFAEPEKFVGPVYTESEADELARLRGWAVRVDGRYWRRVVPSPRPMRIVELMPIEWLIEKGAVVICAGGGGIPTVQDQATGRLTGVEAVIDKDRTSAVLARDLKADLLIIATDVDGVFEDWRTPRQRLLASAHPDELDPALFAAGSMGPKVAAAVEFALDTDGDAVIGSLDSIGSMLRHTAGTWISRRSSGRSYR is encoded by the coding sequence ATGCGGGTCGTCGTCGCGCTGGGTGGCAATGCCCTGCTCCGCCGGGACGCGCCGATGACGGTGCAGAACCAGCGGGACTCGATCGCTGCCGCCTGCAACGGTCTGGGACCGCTGCTGCACGGGCACGAGCTGGTCATCTCGCACGGCAACGGTCCACAGGTCGGCCTGCTGGCGCTCCAGGCCGCGGCCTATGACGACCTGAGCAGCTATCCCTTCGACGTTCTCGGTGCCCAGACTGAGGGCATGATCGGCTACCTGATCGAGCAGGAGCTGCGCAACGTCCTGCCGGACGGACGTCCGGTGGTCACCGTCGTCACCCTGACCCAGGTGGATCCGGACGATCCTGCGTTCGCCGAGCCGGAGAAGTTCGTGGGGCCGGTCTACACCGAGTCCGAGGCCGACGAGCTGGCACGACTGCGCGGCTGGGCGGTACGGGTGGACGGCCGCTACTGGCGACGGGTGGTGCCGTCGCCGAGACCGATGAGGATCGTCGAACTGATGCCGATCGAGTGGCTGATCGAGAAGGGCGCCGTGGTCATCTGTGCCGGCGGAGGTGGTATCCCCACCGTGCAGGACCAGGCCACCGGCCGGCTGACGGGCGTCGAGGCGGTGATCGACAAGGACCGCACCAGCGCCGTACTGGCCCGGGACCTGAAAGCCGATCTGCTCATCATCGCCACCGATGTCGACGGTGTCTTCGAGGACTGGCGGACGCCTCGGCAGCGGCTGCTGGCCAGCGCCCATCCCGACGAGCTGGACCCGGCGCTGTTCGCCGCCGGGTCAATGGGGCCGAAGGTCGCTGCGGCGGTGGAGTTCGCGCTCGACACCGACGGCGACGCGGTGATCGGCTCGCTGGACAGCATCGGGTCGATGCTCCGGCACACCGCCGGAACGTGGATCAGCAGGCGGTCATCCGGCAGAAGCTACCGGTGA
- the argF gene encoding ornithine carbamoyltransferase, translated as MSSAVPVPPGASHRSHPDLYGRSFLKELDFDVAEWRGLLRLAARLKIERRTGRELRQLQGRNFALVFEKASTRTRCAFEVAAHDQGAHLTYLDPAGSQLGRKESLRDTARVLGRMYDAIAYRGFDQASVEQLSQAAGVPVWNGLSDQWHPTQSLCDMLTMTEHAHKAASEITFAYLGDARNNVANSLLVAGAMMGMDVRMVAPESLWNPTSVISAALTVAAETKARLHPTADVARGVRGADFVYTDVWVSMGEAPEHWQERVSLLSDYAVTTKVMAASGNPAVRFMHCLPALHNLDTVLGRQLFERTGRSFLEVEDEVFESPASIVFDQAENRLHTIKAVLVATLGHT; from the coding sequence ATGTCGAGCGCCGTCCCCGTTCCGCCGGGCGCCTCGCACCGGAGCCACCCGGACCTGTACGGTCGAAGCTTCCTGAAGGAGCTCGACTTCGATGTGGCGGAGTGGCGCGGTCTGTTGCGGCTCGCCGCACGCCTGAAGATCGAGCGGCGCACCGGTCGCGAGCTCCGGCAGCTGCAGGGGCGCAACTTCGCGCTGGTATTCGAGAAGGCCTCGACCCGGACCCGGTGCGCCTTCGAGGTGGCGGCCCATGACCAGGGGGCGCACCTGACCTATCTGGACCCGGCCGGGTCTCAGCTCGGACGAAAGGAGTCCCTCAGGGACACGGCCCGGGTGCTGGGGCGGATGTATGACGCCATCGCCTACCGGGGTTTCGACCAGGCTTCGGTCGAGCAGCTGTCACAGGCCGCGGGAGTCCCGGTGTGGAACGGGCTGAGCGACCAGTGGCATCCCACTCAGTCGCTCTGTGACATGTTGACCATGACCGAGCATGCCCACAAAGCCGCCTCGGAGATCACCTTCGCCTACCTCGGAGACGCCCGCAACAACGTGGCCAACTCGTTGCTGGTCGCTGGCGCCATGATGGGCATGGACGTGCGGATGGTGGCGCCCGAAAGTCTGTGGAACCCGACCTCGGTGATCAGTGCAGCGCTGACGGTCGCGGCCGAGACCAAGGCGAGGCTGCACCCCACCGCCGATGTCGCCCGCGGCGTGCGCGGCGCAGACTTCGTCTACACCGATGTGTGGGTCTCCATGGGCGAGGCGCCCGAGCACTGGCAGGAGCGGGTCAGCCTGCTCTCCGACTATGCGGTCACCACGAAGGTGATGGCGGCGAGCGGAAACCCTGCGGTCAGGTTCATGCACTGCCTCCCAGCGCTGCACAACCTCGACACCGTGCTCGGTCGGCAGCTGTTCGAGCGCACCGGGCGCAGCTTTCTCGAGGTGGAGGACGAGGTGTTCGAGTCGCCCGCCTCCATCGTCTTCGACCAGGCCGAGAACCGGTTGCACACGATCAAGGCAGTGCTGGTCGCGACACTGGGACATACGTGA
- a CDS encoding ferric reductase-like transmembrane domain-containing protein, with translation MTSLAPAPPRHARPSRTRHSRVRRRRSSVGALLVRLFIVLSCVLVALLWWASTPGTPDVTPGSALTSLGELTGMMAGLLVCVQVLLVARVPWLESAVGQDHLVSWHRSLGGSVLLLTVTHVLLLLVGGELVDRRMPWSEFWTVMLTQPDVLTATIGTAALILAGIASARFARQRLSYEAWYWLHLTTYVAVFLTFGHQINAGAHFAGNPWSRLLWTGLYLATASAVVTWRILLPLRAVLRHRVRVEAVVEESVGVASIWLRGRHLEELNTRAGQFFLFRFLAPGHLWTAHPYSVSFVPHRDQMRITIGALGDHSSAVTGIRPGTFVIMNGPFGRFTADRAGSDKVLLVAGGAGIGPIRALAHDLSVRGHDVVVLHRARSADHLALGPELAAQDEITFLPVLGRRRDLRHDPLSAGSLLAMVPDVREREVFVCGSPGLSETVSTALRSLGLPERHIHREELSMS, from the coding sequence ATGACCTCGCTGGCTCCGGCACCTCCTCGGCACGCACGTCCGAGCCGAACCCGGCACTCCCGCGTTCGCAGGCGCCGTTCGTCGGTCGGAGCGCTGCTGGTGCGGCTGTTCATCGTGCTCAGCTGCGTTCTGGTGGCACTGCTCTGGTGGGCCAGCACACCCGGGACGCCGGACGTCACTCCTGGCTCAGCACTGACCTCGCTGGGCGAGCTGACCGGCATGATGGCTGGGCTGCTGGTGTGCGTGCAGGTCCTGCTGGTGGCCCGGGTTCCCTGGCTCGAGTCCGCGGTCGGGCAGGACCATCTGGTGAGCTGGCACCGAAGCCTCGGCGGCAGCGTCCTGCTGCTGACCGTGACGCATGTCCTCCTGCTGCTGGTCGGCGGTGAGCTGGTCGACCGACGGATGCCGTGGTCGGAGTTCTGGACCGTGATGCTCACCCAGCCGGACGTGCTCACGGCAACGATCGGCACTGCTGCGCTGATCCTGGCCGGGATCGCCAGCGCGCGGTTCGCCCGCCAGCGCCTGTCCTACGAGGCCTGGTACTGGCTGCACCTGACCACCTACGTCGCGGTCTTCCTCACGTTCGGACACCAGATCAACGCCGGAGCCCACTTCGCCGGCAACCCGTGGAGTCGGCTGCTGTGGACGGGCCTGTACCTGGCTACGGCCAGCGCGGTAGTGACCTGGCGCATCCTGCTGCCGTTGCGTGCCGTGCTGAGGCACCGGGTGCGGGTGGAAGCGGTCGTCGAGGAGTCGGTCGGGGTCGCCAGCATCTGGCTCCGCGGCAGGCACCTGGAGGAGCTGAACACCCGGGCCGGACAGTTCTTCCTGTTCAGGTTCCTGGCGCCCGGCCACCTGTGGACCGCGCATCCGTACTCCGTGTCCTTCGTCCCGCACCGGGACCAGATGCGGATCACCATCGGCGCGCTGGGTGACCACTCCTCGGCGGTGACAGGCATCCGGCCAGGCACGTTCGTGATCATGAACGGCCCTTTCGGCCGCTTCACCGCGGACCGGGCCGGGTCGGACAAGGTCCTGCTGGTGGCCGGTGGGGCCGGCATCGGCCCGATCCGGGCCCTGGCGCACGACCTGTCGGTCCGCGGACATGATGTCGTCGTGCTCCACCGGGCCCGTTCCGCCGACCACCTCGCGCTCGGCCCCGAGTTGGCTGCGCAGGATGAGATCACGTTCCTTCCGGTGCTCGGTCGGCGGCGGGACCTCCGACACGACCCGCTGTCTGCGGGCTCGCTGCTCGCGATGGTGCCCGACGTCAGGGAGCGCGAGGTCTTCGTCTGCGGCTCACCGGGCCTGTCCGAGACGGTTTCCACGGCTCTGCGTTCGCTCGGACTGCCCGAGCGGCACATCCACCGGGAGGAGCTGAGCATGTCATGA
- a CDS encoding FMN-binding protein: MRDRRLQGALVYLAVLGASGAVFGLKTYAPSTVATEQPPAATAPAPGGASTAEPSTGSTGKGRHSLRPRHARAVVSTVTGAVSPTPYGPVQVSVTFRGARITDVRVLQTPDRDGHSRSIADRAVPTLHDAVIASQSARIDTVSGATYTSQGYARSVQSAIDQHGR, encoded by the coding sequence ATGAGGGATCGACGCCTACAGGGGGCCCTGGTCTACCTCGCCGTCCTGGGCGCCTCGGGTGCGGTGTTCGGGCTGAAGACATACGCGCCCTCGACGGTCGCCACCGAGCAGCCTCCGGCGGCAACCGCCCCCGCCCCCGGCGGTGCCTCGACCGCGGAGCCGTCGACCGGGTCCACCGGAAAGGGCCGCCACTCCCTCCGCCCCCGGCACGCCCGGGCGGTGGTGAGCACCGTCACCGGAGCGGTATCCCCGACCCCCTACGGACCCGTCCAGGTGTCGGTGACCTTCCGAGGTGCGCGGATCACCGACGTCAGGGTGCTGCAGACACCGGACCGCGACGGCCACAGCCGAAGCATTGCGGACCGGGCGGTGCCCACGCTGCATGACGCGGTGATCGCGTCCCAGTCGGCACGGATCGACACTGTGTCGGGAGCCACCTACACCTCGCAGGGTTATGCCAGGTCGGTTCAGTCGGCCATCGACCAGCATGGGCGCTGA
- a CDS encoding FAD:protein FMN transferase — protein sequence MRHSELVMGIPMSVDIRADDEETGFLTEAVQAAFSLLHEDDRRFSPFLTDSEVSRVNRGELTPAVASPLLRQVLSLGARLEDQTDGAFSCRRPDGSLDTNGVVKGWSVQRAVDVLMSRGLTTFCFNAGGDVVVRGEPEPGRPWHVAVRSPEDAHRPLAVFALRDQAVATSGGYERGEHIWDGRTGRAARSLCSVTVVASDLTTADLLATAVYALGADGVSWAAEAYQCSVLAVTSAGDLQASGDVERLLAGSGGGTEPS from the coding sequence ATGCGGCACAGCGAACTGGTGATGGGGATCCCTATGTCGGTCGACATCCGCGCCGACGACGAGGAGACCGGGTTCCTGACCGAGGCGGTTCAGGCCGCCTTCTCCCTGTTGCACGAGGATGACCGCCGGTTCAGCCCGTTCCTGACCGACAGCGAGGTCAGCCGGGTCAACCGCGGCGAGCTGACTCCCGCCGTCGCGAGTCCGCTGCTCCGGCAGGTGCTGTCGCTGGGTGCCCGGCTCGAGGACCAGACCGACGGCGCCTTCAGCTGCCGTCGGCCCGACGGCTCGCTGGATACCAACGGAGTCGTCAAGGGGTGGTCGGTGCAGCGGGCGGTCGACGTACTGATGAGCCGGGGGCTGACCACGTTCTGCTTCAACGCCGGGGGCGACGTCGTGGTCCGCGGTGAACCCGAGCCTGGGCGCCCCTGGCACGTCGCCGTCCGGTCGCCCGAGGACGCGCACCGCCCGCTCGCCGTCTTCGCCCTGCGGGACCAGGCGGTCGCCACCTCGGGCGGCTATGAGCGTGGCGAGCACATCTGGGACGGGCGGACGGGACGGGCTGCCCGCAGCCTGTGCTCGGTCACCGTCGTCGCGTCCGATCTGACCACCGCCGACCTGCTGGCGACGGCGGTCTATGCTCTCGGAGCGGACGGTGTCAGCTGGGCGGCGGAGGCCTACCAGTGCAGCGTGTTGGCGGTGACCTCGGCCGGTGACCTACAGGCGTCCGGGGACGTCGAACGGCTCCTGGCCGGATCCGGCGGCGGCACCGAGCCTTCCTGA